The Orcinus orca chromosome 16, mOrcOrc1.1, whole genome shotgun sequence genome includes a window with the following:
- the GET4 gene encoding Golgi to ER traffic protein 4 homolog isoform X1 yields MAAAAMAEQESARNGARNRGGVQRVEGKLRASVEKGDYYEAHQMYRTLFFRYMAQSKHAEARELMCSGALLFFSHGQQNSAADLSMLVLESLEKAEVEVVEELLESLAKLFSLMDPNSPERVAFVSRALKWSSGGSGKLGHPRLHQLLARTLWKEQNYCESRYHFLHSSDGEGCANMLVEYSTARGFRSEVDMFVAQAVLQFLCLKNKSSASVVFTTYTRKHPSIESGPPFVQPLLNFLWFLLLAVDGGKLTVFTVLCEQYQPSLRRDPMYNEYLDRIGQLFFGVPPKQTSSYGGLLGNLLSSLMGSSEQEGEDSQDDSSPIELD; encoded by the exons ATGGCGGCGGCGGCGATGGCCGAGCAGGAGAGCGCCCGGAACGGCGCCCGCAACCGCGGCGGCGTCCAGCGCGTGGAGGGCAAGCTGCGGGCCAGCGTCGAGAAGGGCGACTATTATGAGGCGCACCAGATGTACCGGACCCTCTTCTTCAG GTACATGGCCCAGAGCAAGCACGCCGAGGCCCGCGAGCTCATGTGCTCAGGAGCTCTGCTGTTCTTCAGCCACGGCCAG CAAAACAGTGCAGCTGATTTGTCCATGCTGGTCCTGGAGTCGCTGGAGAAGGCGGAGGTCGAGGTGGTCGAGGAGCTGCTGG AAAGTCTGGCCAAGCTGTTCAGCCTGATGGATCCCAACTCCCCGGAGCGAGTGGCATTTGTGTCTCGAGCCCTGAAGTGGTCCAGTGGGGGGTCCGGGAAGCTGGGCCACCCCCGGCTCCACCAGCTGCTGGCCCGCACCCTGTGGAAAG AACAGAACTACTGCGAGTCCCGGTACCACTTCCTGCACTCCAGCGACGGGGAGGGCTGTGCCAACATGCTGGTGGAGTACTCCACGGCCCGGGGCTTCCGCAGCGAGGTGGACATGTTCGTGGCCCAGGCTGTCCTCCA gtttctctgtttaaaaaacaaGAGCAGCGCGTCAGTGGTGTTCACGACGTACACACGGAAACACCCGTCCATCGAGAGCGGCCCTCCCTTCGTGCAGCCCCTGCTCAACTTCCTCTGGTTTCTGCTGCTGGCCGTCGATGG GGGGAAGCTGACGGTGTTCACGGTGCTGTGTGAACAGTACCAGCCATCCCTCCGGCGGGACCCCATGTACAACGAG TACCTCGACAGGATAGGACAGCTCTTCTTCGGCGTGCCACCCAAGCAGACGTCTTCCTACGGAGGCTTGCTAG
- the GET4 gene encoding Golgi to ER traffic protein 4 homolog isoform X2, with protein sequence MAQSKHAEARELMCSGALLFFSHGQQNSAADLSMLVLESLEKAEVEVVEELLESLAKLFSLMDPNSPERVAFVSRALKWSSGGSGKLGHPRLHQLLARTLWKEQNYCESRYHFLHSSDGEGCANMLVEYSTARGFRSEVDMFVAQAVLQFLCLKNKSSASVVFTTYTRKHPSIESGPPFVQPLLNFLWFLLLAVDGGKLTVFTVLCEQYQPSLRRDPMYNERPPRPRLCLFQYLDRIGQLFFGVPPKQTSSYGGLLGNLLSSLMGSSEQEGEDSQDDSSPIELD encoded by the exons ATGGCCCAGAGCAAGCACGCCGAGGCCCGCGAGCTCATGTGCTCAGGAGCTCTGCTGTTCTTCAGCCACGGCCAG CAAAACAGTGCAGCTGATTTGTCCATGCTGGTCCTGGAGTCGCTGGAGAAGGCGGAGGTCGAGGTGGTCGAGGAGCTGCTGG AAAGTCTGGCCAAGCTGTTCAGCCTGATGGATCCCAACTCCCCGGAGCGAGTGGCATTTGTGTCTCGAGCCCTGAAGTGGTCCAGTGGGGGGTCCGGGAAGCTGGGCCACCCCCGGCTCCACCAGCTGCTGGCCCGCACCCTGTGGAAAG AACAGAACTACTGCGAGTCCCGGTACCACTTCCTGCACTCCAGCGACGGGGAGGGCTGTGCCAACATGCTGGTGGAGTACTCCACGGCCCGGGGCTTCCGCAGCGAGGTGGACATGTTCGTGGCCCAGGCTGTCCTCCA gtttctctgtttaaaaaacaaGAGCAGCGCGTCAGTGGTGTTCACGACGTACACACGGAAACACCCGTCCATCGAGAGCGGCCCTCCCTTCGTGCAGCCCCTGCTCAACTTCCTCTGGTTTCTGCTGCTGGCCGTCGATGG GGGGAAGCTGACGGTGTTCACGGTGCTGTGTGAACAGTACCAGCCATCCCTCCGGCGGGACCCCATGTACAACGAG CGCCCTCCGCGACCACGCCTGTGCCTCTTCCAGTACCTCGACAGGATAGGACAGCTCTTCTTCGGCGTGCCACCCAAGCAGACGTCTTCCTACGGAGGCTTGCTAG